A region of Dioscorea cayenensis subsp. rotundata cultivar TDr96_F1 chromosome 5, TDr96_F1_v2_PseudoChromosome.rev07_lg8_w22 25.fasta, whole genome shotgun sequence DNA encodes the following proteins:
- the LOC120260096 gene encoding uncharacterized protein LOC120260096: MDEIIESRRITLVDGEPMTYIHHFHVEIFATVIDEVAEELNNRFNEANTNLLKGVLRLDPSNNFARFDHHEILHLARLYFEDFSTAELAELHYQLELYIDVVRGVPDFYNLVDVGALAIKMVKHKYHICFPLVYRLIELALVLPIATATVERCFSTMNVVKTDLRN, translated from the exons ATGGACGAAATTATCGAAAGCCGTCGTATTACACTTGTTGATGGAGAACCAATGACTTATATTCATCATTTCCATGTGGAAATCTTTGCAACG GTAATTGATGAGGTTGCTGAAGAATTGAACAATCGTTTCAATGAGGCAAACACTAATTTGCTTAAGGGTGTATTGAGACTTGATCCTTCCAACAACTTTGCTCGTTTTGATCATCATGAAATACTCCATCTTGCTAGATTATACTTTGAAGATTTCTCTACTGCTGAGCTAGCTGAGCTTCACTACCAACTTGAACTCTACATTGATGTTGTAAGAGGTGTTCCAGATTTCTATAATCTTGTTGATGTTGGAGCTCTTGCAATAAAGATGGTGAAgcataaatatcatatttgttttcctttggtGTATCGACTCATTGAGCTAGCATTGGTGTTACCAATTGCCACAGCTACTGTTGAGAGATGTTTTTCAACAATGAATGTTGTGAAGACCGATTTGCGCAACTGA
- the LOC120260095 gene encoding zinc finger BED domain-containing protein RICESLEEPER 2-like, which yields MVLVHDLTFSFAENEDFNHFMRTVSPNWEKISRGLSKKDCISAYDIEKKRVTSLLKEVDRVSITTDLWTSTVQDVEYMVVTCHFVDYEWKLQKRKLCFRSIIPPHTGVVVCDELARCIADWGLGKKLMSVSVDNASYNDVAVNLMKANLNLNNHNALVLDGKLFHVRCCAHILNLLVQDGLGEISDIVCNVRASVKHISKSVSRLTMLSDITKQLNLSNKKLALDVCTRWNATYYMLQAALDLKDVFPRYQLRDSNYHYLPSEEDWSKVQTVCTFLEEFHYVTNVISGCEYPTSNLFLLELTTVKKALSRHVKGDNDFMRQNGEQE from the coding sequence ATGGTTTTAGTGCATGATTTAACATTTTCATTTGCTGAGAATGAagattttaatcattttatgaGAACTGTGAGCCCTAATTGGGAAAAAATAAGTAGAGGCCTTTCAAAAAAAGATTGTATATCTGCTTAtgacattgagaaaaaaagagTAACTTCATTGTTGAAAGAAGTTGATCGAGTTAGTATCACTACTGATTTATGGACATCTACGGTGCAAGATGTAGAGTATATGGTTGTTACTTGTCATTTTGTGGATTATGAATGGAAATTACAAAAACGTAAGTTATGCTTTCGTTCTATTATCCCTCCACACACTGGTGTTGTTGTTTGTGATGAATTAGCAAGATGCATAGCTGATTGGGGTCTTGGGAAAAAGTTGATGAGTGTCTCAGTTGATAATGCAAGTTATAATGATGTTGCTGTGAATTTGATGAAAGCTAATCTAAATTTGAACAATCATAATGCACTTGTGCTTGATGGGAAATTATTTCATGTGAGGTGTTGTGCACATATTTTAAATCTCTTGGTTCAAGATGGGCTTGGTGAAATTAGTGATATAGTTTGCAATGTGCGTGCAAGTGTGAAGCATATCAGTAAAAGTGTATCTCGTCTTACCATGTTAAGTGACATTACTAAGCAATTAAATCTGTCAAATAAAAAGCTTGCTCTTGATGTTTGCACAAGATGGAATGCTACATATTACATGCTTCAAGCCGCTCTAGATTTGAAGGATGTCTTTCCTAGATATCAACTAAGAGATTCAAACTACCATTACTTGCCATCAGAAGAAGATTGGAGTAAAGTCCAAACTGTTTGCACATTTCTTGAAGAATTTCATTATGTTACAAATGTTATTTCAGGTTGTGAGTATCCTACTTCAAATTTGTTTCTCCTTGAACTCACAACTGTGAAGAAAGCTTTGTCTAGACATGTGAAAGGTGATAATGATTTTATGAGACAAAATGGCGAGCAAGAATGA
- the LOC120261815 gene encoding probable inositol oxygenase, translating into MTIVIEQPLNEAGREEKSLVSGDFVLDGGFVVPQINSFGQTFRDYEAESERKKTVEEFYKNNHINQCYEFVKKMREDYGKLNRVEMSIWECCELLNEFVDESDPDLDEPQIEHLLQTAEAIRKDYPDEDWLHLTGLIHDLGKVLLHKKFGELPQWAVVGDSFPVGCAFDESNVHHKYFKQNPDFGNPKYNTKLGVYSEGCGLGNVLMSWGHDDYMYLVAKENKTTLPSAGLFIIRYHSFYPLHKHGAYSYLMNEEDKENLQWLHIFNKYDLYSKSKVRIDVEKVKPYYLSLIEKYFPAKLRW; encoded by the exons atgactaTTGTGATTGAGCAACCACTCAAtg AAGCTGGAAGGGAGGAGAAGAGTCTTGTTTCTGGTGACTTTGTTTTAGATGGAGGTTTTGTTGTTCCTCAGATCAACTCTTTTGGGCAAACTTTCAG GGATTATGAAGCTGAATCAGAAAGGAAGAAAACAGTGGAGGAGTTCTACAAGAACAACCACATTAATCAGTGTTATGAATTT GTGAAGAAGATGAGAGAAGATTATGGGAAATTGAATAGAGTGGAGATGAGCATTTGGGAATGCTGTGAATTGCTTAATGAGTTTGTTGATGAAAGTGATCCCGATCTCGATGAACCACAGATTGAACACTTGTTGCAGACTGCTGAAGCCATTAGAAAGGATTACCCTGATGAAGATTGGCTTCATTTAACTGGTCTTATTCATG ATTTAGGAAAAGTTCTTTTGCATAAAAAATTTGGAGAACTTCCTCAATGGGCAGTTGTTGGTGATTCATTCCCTGTTGGTTGTGCATTTGATGAATCAAATGTTCATCATAAG TATTTTAAGCAAAATCCAGATTTCGGTAATCCGAAATACAACACTAAACTTGGAGTTTATTCTGAAGGATGTGGACTTGGCAATGTGTTGATGTCTTGGGGACATGATGATTATATGTATTTG GTGGCTAAAGAGAACAAAACAACTCTTCCTTCTGCTGGGCTTTTCATCATCAGATATCATTCGTTTTACC CATTGCACAAACATGGAGCTTATAGTTATTTAATGAATGAAGAGGACAAGGAGAACTTGCAATGGCTGCATATTTTTAA CAAATATGATCTTTATAGCAAGAGTAAGGTTAGAATTGACGTGGAGAAGGTGAAGCCATATTACTTATCTTTGATTGAAAAg tATTTTCCGGCTAAGCTGAGGTGGTGA